A genomic region of Candidatus Krumholzibacteriota bacterium contains the following coding sequences:
- a CDS encoding T9SS type A sorting domain-containing protein, whose amino-acid sequence MRGRSRQPVLFGLLILFCFSLSIQAAWEEDGTLVEPAPESPVEVIFRDLRMADNGMCGIGLGWFIAGSSKYYYQGLNWEGSLLWPSDPVSWILPGGYLAGIPRIASDNTGGMYLTSSGSTPDLRHAFITARLYAAADTVTDIDFFDGYLGEKSLLYPSIVSDGYTGAIVCWGEYPEILPSYGIIKAQRIMNDNTVLWETNGTVLCNMAGTRYSPVAAADGSGGAIIVWIDCRDPGREIYAQRIDFAGVTKWTTNGIPVCAAGGEPSNYDIFAQPPGGAIATWVDQRNGGKDIYIQHLASDGSLLWAAEGAPVCLAPGTQDYPFAVTDGIGGALVIWKDFRSGDSDIYAQRISSLGEALWAENGVPVACGPGDQRCPRICSSGDGGAIIAWVDDSTGESDIYCQAVDSDGSFCWGPGFVPVCTAAGDQDEVVIQKHCLGGAFIAWVDFRSSSYGEIRATHILPTTTDADTPVMGEELILGQNYPNPFNPATTISFDMKKAAGITLKIYDPAGRLVRTLVDEYRGSGSYNEIWDGLSDTGMKVSSGTYFYQVTSGTEKRSRKMVLLR is encoded by the coding sequence ATGCGCGGTAGATCTCGCCAGCCGGTTCTTTTCGGTCTTTTGATCCTTTTCTGTTTCTCGCTATCCATTCAGGCGGCCTGGGAAGAAGACGGGACTCTTGTCGAGCCAGCTCCTGAATCTCCGGTGGAGGTTATTTTCAGGGATCTTAGAATGGCAGACAATGGTATGTGTGGCATCGGTCTCGGATGGTTCATCGCCGGATCAAGTAAATATTATTACCAGGGGCTGAATTGGGAGGGCAGTCTACTCTGGCCCTCTGATCCTGTCTCGTGGATCCTGCCGGGGGGATATTTAGCTGGAATTCCCCGGATCGCGTCTGACAATACAGGCGGGATGTACCTGACAAGTTCCGGGAGCACTCCCGATTTGCGCCATGCCTTTATCACAGCACGCCTTTATGCCGCCGCAGATACTGTAACTGATATCGATTTTTTTGACGGGTACTTGGGAGAAAAATCACTGCTCTACCCCTCCATAGTATCAGACGGATATACGGGAGCAATAGTCTGCTGGGGCGAGTATCCTGAAATCTTACCCTCGTACGGAATTATTAAAGCACAGAGAATAATGAACGATAACACTGTTCTGTGGGAAACGAACGGTACAGTGCTATGTAATATGGCAGGAACCCGCTATTCACCGGTGGCGGCTGCCGACGGATCGGGCGGAGCTATCATAGTCTGGATTGATTGCAGGGATCCCGGAAGGGAGATCTATGCGCAGCGGATCGATTTCGCGGGGGTCACCAAATGGACAACCAACGGGATACCTGTCTGCGCGGCGGGAGGAGAGCCGTCCAATTACGATATCTTCGCCCAGCCGCCCGGGGGCGCTATTGCCACCTGGGTCGACCAGCGCAATGGCGGCAAGGATATCTACATCCAGCACCTCGCCAGCGACGGATCGCTACTCTGGGCCGCTGAAGGAGCGCCTGTCTGTCTCGCCCCCGGCACCCAGGATTATCCGTTCGCCGTGACTGACGGAATCGGTGGAGCTCTCGTCATCTGGAAAGATTTTCGCTCGGGTGACTCTGATATTTATGCTCAGAGGATCAGCTCTCTCGGCGAAGCGCTCTGGGCAGAAAACGGAGTCCCCGTTGCCTGCGGTCCCGGCGACCAGAGGTGCCCGCGGATCTGCTCCAGTGGCGACGGCGGGGCGATAATCGCCTGGGTGGACGACTCGACCGGTGAATCAGATATCTATTGTCAGGCTGTGGACAGCGATGGTTCTTTCTGCTGGGGACCTGGCTTCGTTCCTGTCTGCACAGCCGCTGGCGACCAGGACGAAGTCGTGATCCAGAAGCACTGCCTCGGCGGCGCGTTCATTGCCTGGGTAGATTTCAGAAGCTCATCTTATGGGGAGATCCGCGCGACGCATATCCTGCCCACTACTACCGATGCCGATACGCCTGTCATGGGAGAGGAATTGATCCTCGGACAGAATTATCCCAACCCGTTCAATCCGGCGACGACGATTTCTTTCGACATGAAAAAAGCTGCCGGGATCACCCTGAAGATCTACGACCCGGCGGGACGCCTGGTAAGAACACTTGTAGATGAATATCGCGGGAGCGGTTCGTACAACGAGATATGGGACGGCCTGAGTGATACGGGAATGAAAGTCTCGAGCGGAACATATTTTTACCAGGTCACAAGCGGAACGGAAAAACGCTCCAGGAAGATGGTGCTTCTGCGCTGA
- a CDS encoding T9SS type A sorting domain-containing protein, translating to MDGKFMWPGAVKGRKDKAEIPPNKAVDFQGHGTNEIKGWMVLGELIVNGTLRAKSAKTPIQITTEGPIMVGTGGVIGGVSPKAGGKVKKLPIHLFSTKDSIGVHGTVEGTNGSVSLSAQKNVTISGKVNSIGEETQVLSNTGSVNLTGNGIIAGDKTVKVQSGAGKPTKIYCKIQSRKGDVEINGGRTKTAGDVYIGKGDSVIAANEVVIRADSLYIGGTIKAKTIKKYARVTVLDSTGSIEGELNTKDKIDTIHATREKTDGRPAEKSNDCRITGMSGSTIDFRASPWAIDAQLYCKVGTGPGGTIDMRNNPPGWPVIICNGPIELLADNILLDPGTMIESICGPGPVLMAPSGPIYDVAATVSASGTGYPKMPVEVKFLVANMGNVDDTYTINVANSHGWPQVVSDATVALSAIDPMDTIVTVTLDIPPWAVPDVDTVHVSINVVSLTDPMVNYSEMTYVAIQDTNMLRQNSLVWYDIENDFPGDTTEVWSLLMNVSELADSGIVTVEDSLGWEIITSLDTIFLESSDDSVFLTQAVIPGEAYEGMENAIYYEFRSIIDTGTVDFDTVRVTVGDTIGVGTDTPLPSEIEHQVFPNPFNPAVTFQMVIPAPGGMTRIDIFDVSGRFQKTVFKGHLGPGGHKKYWNGLTRDGEIAASGVYFYRISVGGKEATGKLLLLR from the coding sequence GTGGATGGGAAATTCATGTGGCCGGGAGCTGTCAAGGGCCGCAAGGACAAGGCTGAGATACCGCCAAATAAAGCAGTAGATTTTCAGGGACATGGAACGAACGAGATCAAGGGATGGATGGTCCTCGGGGAGTTGATCGTCAACGGGACACTGAGGGCAAAAAGCGCTAAAACACCGATACAAATTACTACTGAAGGACCGATCATGGTAGGAACCGGAGGCGTGATCGGGGGTGTCTCGCCTAAAGCGGGGGGCAAGGTGAAAAAACTGCCGATCCATCTTTTCTCTACCAAGGATTCGATCGGCGTTCATGGGACGGTTGAAGGGACTAATGGCAGCGTTTCGCTGTCAGCGCAAAAAAACGTCACGATCTCCGGTAAGGTCAATTCGATAGGGGAAGAGACGCAGGTTTTGTCGAATACAGGATCTGTAAATCTGACCGGAAACGGGATAATCGCCGGGGACAAGACTGTCAAGGTCCAGTCCGGAGCCGGCAAGCCGACGAAGATCTATTGCAAGATCCAGTCGCGAAAAGGGGATGTGGAGATCAATGGCGGCCGGACGAAAACCGCCGGCGACGTATATATTGGAAAGGGAGATTCGGTAATCGCGGCGAACGAGGTCGTTATAAGAGCTGACTCCCTTTATATTGGCGGGACTATAAAGGCGAAGACGATCAAGAAATACGCCCGTGTCACCGTCCTCGATTCGACCGGCTCGATCGAGGGAGAACTTAACACGAAAGACAAGATAGACACGATCCACGCGACTCGCGAAAAGACCGATGGAAGACCGGCTGAGAAATCCAACGATTGCAGGATCACCGGGATGAGCGGATCGACGATCGATTTCAGGGCAAGCCCCTGGGCGATAGACGCTCAGCTCTACTGCAAGGTCGGTACGGGTCCCGGCGGGACGATCGATATGAGAAACAACCCTCCGGGATGGCCGGTCATCATATGCAACGGTCCGATCGAACTTCTGGCCGATAATATCCTGCTCGATCCGGGGACGATGATAGAGAGTATATGCGGGCCTGGGCCGGTGCTGATGGCGCCTTCCGGGCCGATCTACGACGTTGCGGCTACGGTCTCTGCCTCCGGCACGGGATATCCGAAAATGCCGGTGGAAGTAAAGTTCCTAGTAGCCAATATGGGGAACGTCGATGATACATACACTATCAATGTCGCCAATTCTCACGGTTGGCCACAGGTCGTCTCCGACGCCACCGTAGCGCTTAGCGCCATCGATCCGATGGATACGATCGTGACGGTCACGCTGGATATACCTCCATGGGCTGTTCCAGACGTTGACACGGTTCATGTCTCGATAAATGTCGTTTCATTGACCGATCCGATGGTCAACTACAGCGAAATGACCTACGTGGCGATCCAGGATACGAATATGCTGAGGCAGAACAGCCTTGTATGGTACGACATCGAGAACGATTTTCCCGGCGATACTACAGAGGTCTGGTCGCTCCTTATGAATGTGAGCGAGCTTGCCGACAGCGGGATCGTTACGGTGGAGGATTCCCTCGGGTGGGAGATTATCACCTCGCTCGACACGATCTTTCTTGAATCATCCGACGATTCGGTGTTTCTGACCCAGGCGGTTATCCCCGGAGAGGCGTATGAGGGGATGGAAAACGCCATCTACTACGAATTCCGGTCGATCATCGACACGGGGACTGTCGATTTCGATACGGTAAGGGTCACTGTCGGTGACACGATAGGAGTGGGGACCGACACGCCGCTTCCATCGGAGATAGAGCACCAGGTCTTCCCGAACCCCTTCAATCCGGCAGTGACCTTCCAGATGGTGATACCGGCCCCGGGAGGTATGACAAGGATAGATATCTTCGACGTGAGCGGGCGTTTCCAGAAGACCGTCTTCAAGGGGCATCTCGGCCCCGGAGGGCACAAGAAATACTGGAACGGCCTCACCCGGGACGGCGAGATCGCCGCCAGCGGCGTCTATTTCTACCGGATCTCTGTAGGAGGGAAAGAGGCGACTGGAAAGCTTCTGCTCCTGAGATAG
- a CDS encoding T9SS type A sorting domain-containing protein, giving the protein MKKLQLLERIGGLDWWEKTIAYFLAVFLLAGIFYTAPIAADDLGWASGGTTDDSGGCDADADITTNTFYTNHNGNITLYVDWDAYAVEYAKVRFRWYNGDVAIVSPTDCICNSDCFRSFQESYSFYVASGSKTYDMGLGIFVDTSEGDDFDCPANMIHRENITITRPKCTYAIYMNSISNKTILDTWVTVSGNVTDTDCYAPITDTAGNPVQVIMYRPIGSPVTANTTLNNGSYSVVLNLGGNTEIGTYTVMATYTPNSPPHPLTPASASTSRSFRRYVVSPVAIDIPSRKTFQDNFPGLAYDIESFIRADMAGDVNPPSSSLIIPGDSTTVSITPLEAPQLATTMDGRPKAFMHVNCTYIGPDYKPPLVGPSLQGTYGTFYSDDGDWTVIQGDSACIGSNPPVPNEYMFDLNDSLFTRGYRIEYYFEAEDSWGNVVRCPGGTGPGDEYLEWTCLPTFNSGILFVDDCDGILNFEEENYMQQTFEAVIPSSNMPDRFDINAGDQASNGLSSRAHLEHLKSVYRTIIWDSGNLRENTISDNLSEGEKDDDCALLKNWLDTSDRDVRLLVMGSNVATDIMHSQSGQELLLSCGVELVDSSYYEMTSEAGGIAIPYVESYYGSCMGGYTFYLYPSFGSINWFDVLDADYSIGFPAIIYPEFYGNYYSAGVQSLGQNSHGYDKRTMWLGFSLSQAIEPWPDGRVVRNNILGDILQYFGECVNADMTGNEETPLANRLSQCYPNPFNPATTLEFSIAEKGPVTLSVFNVAGQLVKTLVNDIREAGSHRVMWDGKNEAGRDVASGIFFCKIETAGFSDTKKMVLLR; this is encoded by the coding sequence TTGAAAAAACTGCAGTTGTTGGAACGAATCGGCGGCCTTGATTGGTGGGAAAAAACGATCGCGTATTTTTTGGCCGTCTTTCTTCTGGCCGGCATCTTTTATACCGCACCGATCGCTGCTGACGATCTCGGCTGGGCATCAGGCGGAACAACGGACGACAGCGGCGGCTGCGATGCCGATGCCGATATTACAACGAACACTTTTTATACAAATCACAACGGCAACATAACGCTATATGTCGACTGGGACGCGTATGCAGTCGAATACGCCAAAGTCCGGTTCAGATGGTACAATGGAGATGTAGCAATAGTATCTCCTACTGACTGCATTTGCAACAGCGACTGCTTCAGATCGTTTCAGGAATCATACTCTTTCTACGTGGCGAGCGGGTCAAAGACTTACGACATGGGACTAGGTATCTTCGTCGATACAAGCGAGGGAGACGATTTCGATTGCCCCGCCAACATGATCCATCGCGAAAATATCACCATCACCCGGCCAAAATGCACATACGCGATCTATATGAATTCGATAAGCAACAAGACGATACTAGACACCTGGGTGACTGTATCGGGAAACGTTACCGACACCGATTGCTACGCGCCGATAACGGACACCGCCGGAAATCCCGTCCAGGTCATCATGTACAGACCGATAGGTTCGCCGGTGACTGCGAATACGACATTGAACAACGGCTCATATTCTGTCGTCTTAAACCTCGGGGGAAACACCGAGATAGGAACTTACACCGTCATGGCGACATATACTCCCAACTCGCCCCCACACCCTCTGACTCCGGCCAGCGCGAGCACAAGCAGGTCTTTCAGGCGGTATGTCGTCTCGCCGGTCGCCATAGATATTCCATCGAGGAAGACATTTCAGGACAATTTCCCTGGCCTGGCATACGATATCGAAAGCTTTATCCGGGCAGACATGGCAGGGGATGTTAATCCTCCATCGAGCTCGCTGATCATCCCGGGAGATTCGACGACTGTGAGCATCACTCCTCTTGAAGCCCCGCAGCTCGCCACTACTATGGACGGGCGCCCGAAAGCCTTCATGCATGTCAACTGTACATATATCGGCCCCGATTACAAGCCGCCCCTGGTCGGCCCTTCCCTTCAGGGAACTTACGGCACCTTCTACAGTGACGACGGCGACTGGACAGTGATCCAGGGAGATTCGGCCTGTATCGGATCTAACCCTCCCGTTCCCAACGAATATATGTTTGATCTGAATGATTCCCTTTTCACCAGGGGATACCGCATCGAGTATTACTTCGAGGCCGAGGACAGCTGGGGCAATGTAGTAAGATGCCCCGGCGGCACAGGCCCTGGAGACGAATATCTCGAATGGACATGTCTGCCGACATTCAACAGCGGTATTCTGTTTGTTGACGACTGTGATGGGATCTTGAACTTCGAGGAAGAGAACTATATGCAGCAGACGTTCGAAGCTGTCATCCCTTCCAGTAATATGCCTGACAGGTTCGATATCAACGCCGGCGATCAGGCATCGAACGGCCTGTCGAGCAGGGCGCACCTGGAACACCTCAAGAGCGTTTACCGGACTATAATCTGGGATTCAGGGAACCTTCGCGAGAACACGATTTCCGACAATCTATCCGAAGGTGAAAAGGATGACGATTGCGCCCTTCTGAAAAACTGGCTCGATACGTCAGACCGGGATGTACGCCTGCTTGTCATGGGATCGAATGTCGCTACTGATATCATGCATTCCCAAAGCGGGCAGGAACTGCTCCTCTCCTGCGGAGTCGAACTCGTCGACAGCAGCTACTACGAGATGACATCAGAAGCCGGCGGTATCGCGATTCCTTACGTTGAATCGTATTACGGCAGCTGTATGGGAGGTTATACTTTCTATCTATATCCTTCGTTCGGCTCGATCAACTGGTTCGACGTCCTTGACGCCGACTATTCAATAGGTTTTCCCGCGATTATTTATCCGGAATTTTATGGAAATTACTACTCCGCCGGTGTTCAAAGCCTCGGCCAAAACAGTCATGGTTACGACAAAAGGACGATGTGGCTCGGTTTCAGCCTCTCACAGGCAATCGAACCATGGCCCGACGGTAGAGTCGTCAGAAATAATATTCTGGGCGATATACTCCAGTATTTCGGAGAATGCGTTAATGCCGATATGACTGGTAACGAAGAGACCCCCCTGGCGAACCGGCTATCGCAATGCTACCCGAACCCTTTCAATCCCGCTACGACACTCGAATTCTCAATCGCGGAAAAAGGTCCCGTAACACTGTCAGTCTTCAATGTCGCCGGCCAGCTCGTAAAAACACTGGTCAACGACATCAGGGAAGCTGGCAGCCACAGGGTCATGTGGGATGGAAAGAATGAAGCGGGACGAGACGTGGCAAGCGGGATCTTCTTCTGCAAAATAGAGACCGCCGGTTTCAGTGACACGAAGAAGATGGTCCTTTTAAGATGA
- a CDS encoding tetratricopeptide repeat protein encodes MAAKTIRFTANVFLAVTFFASSVCMAGQAGSAESENASAREIERLSEETTAYYDEGMYGKALASASQAFSLSEELYGRRHIVTAQSLNNLGQVHAALGNSAEAERMLVESIDITEDLRGRDNPEISPALKNLAVLYTASSRFSEAERAYRRLIKIVERSDDNEDAAMPGLLESLSNVLAATERFEEAIELRERALGIREKAGAAKNLYKPGDKGLAAARESLAVLRDNHAAFLNNRAISLIRENRFDEAEDDLKKALIVREKYHGPDDQRTLSTMKNLSILYTRQEKYSEAEPLCARLLKVSEDSLGAGNAALAPEYLKMVRLFQKLGRSTDAAAMYERVIRSMENDRQVNAGALVRQINNLAALYVGMEKPDKAAPLYSKAVSLITGGGIAEEPESAVILNNALQFFRETGDEEQTARIEKLLGIEPGPEVKNKNTDDNTGTN; translated from the coding sequence TTGGCTGCAAAAACGATACGATTTACAGCAAATGTTTTTCTTGCTGTCACATTTTTCGCTTCGTCCGTCTGCATGGCCGGCCAGGCAGGGAGCGCCGAAAGTGAGAATGCCTCGGCAAGAGAGATCGAGCGGCTCTCCGAGGAGACAACCGCTTATTACGACGAGGGGATGTATGGCAAAGCTCTTGCGAGCGCCAGCCAGGCATTTTCGCTATCGGAAGAGCTTTATGGCCGCCGCCATATCGTGACGGCGCAATCACTCAACAATCTCGGACAGGTCCACGCCGCTCTTGGAAACAGCGCTGAAGCGGAGAGGATGCTTGTTGAATCTATCGATATCACCGAGGATCTTCGGGGCCGCGACAACCCTGAGATATCCCCCGCGCTGAAAAATCTCGCTGTTCTCTACACTGCTTCTTCGAGATTTTCCGAGGCTGAGAGAGCGTACAGGCGGCTGATTAAGATCGTGGAGCGCTCGGACGACAACGAAGATGCCGCGATGCCAGGCCTGCTCGAATCCCTTTCCAACGTTCTCGCGGCGACAGAGAGATTCGAGGAAGCGATAGAGCTGCGCGAACGAGCGCTCGGGATCAGGGAAAAGGCCGGAGCCGCGAAAAACTTATACAAACCTGGAGATAAGGGCCTCGCCGCGGCCCGCGAATCGCTTGCCGTGCTGAGAGATAACCATGCCGCCTTCCTCAACAACCGGGCGATCTCGCTTATCAGGGAAAACCGGTTCGACGAAGCGGAAGATGATCTTAAAAAAGCTCTGATCGTTAGAGAGAAATATCACGGCCCCGATGATCAACGGACTCTCTCCACCATGAAAAACCTGTCGATCCTGTACACCCGGCAGGAAAAATACAGCGAAGCGGAACCGCTTTGCGCGCGGCTGCTGAAGGTATCCGAAGATTCTCTCGGCGCGGGAAACGCCGCGCTGGCTCCTGAATATCTGAAAATGGTAAGGCTCTTTCAGAAACTCGGGCGTTCGACTGACGCGGCGGCGATGTACGAAAGGGTCATAAGGTCGATGGAAAACGACCGCCAGGTCAACGCCGGCGCCCTTGTGAGGCAGATCAACAACCTCGCGGCGCTTTATGTCGGGATGGAAAAACCTGATAAAGCTGCTCCTCTTTATTCAAAAGCCGTCTCGTTAATTACAGGTGGCGGTATCGCGGAAGAGCCGGAATCGGCAGTAATACTGAATAACGCCCTTCAATTTTTCAGAGAGACGGGCGATGAAGAACAGACAGCCAGGATCGAGAAACTACTCGGAATCGAACCTGGTCCCGAGGTGAAAAACAAAAACACCGATGATAACACTGGTACCAATTGA
- a CDS encoding DUF2271 domain-containing protein has product MKKISIAALLMVFAFISNALLAESVDEYISKAKELQKTGQFDEALALLERGHAEFPGNSDLYAYSGLYTGMKAGQAANFSEAGLLSAKSFELLDKAVSLDPANPVALLFRGLMSVKVPEFLGKLDGGITDLEMTTDIIGKFPGALPVESQILAWNLLGEGYSKKKAGNKAAAAWKNIIRLAPGSDQAAKAEENIKNLDIPAGGAAEPVKAKAAAGSDKPAGDSSALESKGKKAFDMGEFQKARELFEKAVEVNPQSAFAYKWLGLSIAKLGEVGYDDRIATNTDLRTNLVFASLKALDRAVELAPGDMELRFMRGSLGVYFPFFAGKLEQSIVDLDMVLNSEAPDSLKAEAKYMLGYAYQKKGMSYWIDVAVRHSESEAARTVYKSERPEIKRLDEEKCEKPCLVIDFVLGFRDELAPQTAVWIEDEEGRYISTVYVSGFSGYVKEKQVVLPIWAATSEFKDTDAVTSASIDIGHHLYIWDLKDLEGKKIKKGDYIVNVEVSYWPSMKYQMVRTEISIGGKDDRKVVEEGDFIPYLETRFLKD; this is encoded by the coding sequence ATGAAAAAGATCTCTATCGCCGCGTTGTTGATGGTTTTCGCATTTATATCGAACGCGCTCCTCGCGGAATCGGTCGATGAATATATCAGCAAAGCAAAGGAACTGCAGAAAACAGGACAATTCGATGAAGCGCTTGCTCTTCTTGAGAGAGGACATGCCGAATTTCCAGGCAACTCAGACCTCTATGCCTATTCAGGGCTCTACACCGGGATGAAAGCGGGACAGGCCGCAAATTTCTCGGAAGCGGGCCTTTTAAGCGCCAAATCCTTTGAACTTCTCGACAAGGCGGTTTCACTTGATCCTGCCAATCCGGTCGCCCTTCTGTTCAGGGGGCTTATGTCGGTCAAGGTGCCGGAGTTCCTCGGCAAGCTCGACGGCGGGATCACCGACCTCGAGATGACAACTGATATAATCGGTAAGTTTCCCGGGGCTTTGCCGGTTGAAAGCCAGATCCTCGCCTGGAACCTGCTCGGAGAAGGATACTCAAAGAAAAAAGCGGGGAATAAGGCCGCGGCGGCGTGGAAAAATATAATCAGGCTTGCCCCCGGATCGGATCAGGCGGCAAAGGCTGAAGAGAATATCAAAAATCTGGATATCCCCGCCGGTGGCGCCGCTGAACCGGTCAAAGCGAAGGCCGCGGCAGGGTCGGATAAACCGGCCGGCGACTCCAGCGCCCTTGAATCGAAAGGCAAAAAAGCCTTCGATATGGGAGAATTTCAAAAAGCGAGGGAACTCTTCGAAAAGGCTGTCGAGGTGAACCCGCAGAGCGCCTTCGCCTACAAATGGCTCGGCCTGTCGATCGCGAAGCTGGGAGAAGTCGGTTATGACGACCGGATCGCCACGAACACGGATCTCAGGACAAACCTCGTTTTCGCTTCGCTTAAAGCGCTCGACAGAGCGGTGGAACTTGCCCCCGGCGATATGGAACTGAGATTCATGCGAGGTTCGCTGGGAGTCTACTTTCCATTCTTTGCAGGCAAGCTCGAACAATCTATAGTCGATCTCGATATGGTGCTCAATAGTGAAGCGCCGGACTCACTGAAAGCCGAGGCGAAATATATGCTCGGCTACGCCTATCAGAAAAAAGGGATGAGCTACTGGATCGATGTGGCCGTCAGGCATTCGGAATCGGAGGCGGCGCGGACGGTCTACAAGTCGGAACGTCCCGAGATCAAAAGGCTGGATGAGGAAAAATGCGAAAAACCCTGCCTTGTCATCGATTTCGTCCTCGGATTCAGGGATGAACTCGCGCCCCAGACCGCAGTCTGGATCGAGGATGAAGAAGGCCGCTATATAAGCACTGTTTATGTTTCCGGATTCAGCGGATATGTAAAAGAAAAACAGGTCGTGCTCCCGATCTGGGCCGCTACGTCAGAGTTCAAGGATACCGACGCCGTTACGAGCGCGAGCATAGATATCGGCCATCATCTCTATATCTGGGACCTGAAAGACCTCGAGGGGAAAAAGATTAAAAAAGGCGATTATATAGTAAATGTCGAAGTGTCATACTGGCCAAGCATGAAATATCAGATGGTAAGGACGGAGATCTCAATCGGCGGGAAAGACGACAGGAAAGTGGTCGAAGAGGGCGACTTCATCCCCTATCTTGAGACCAGATTCCTTAAAGACTAG
- a CDS encoding T9SS type A sorting domain-containing protein: MTRIRFTIPETSHVDLVIYDVAGRRVKKLIDRRLAADHYEVLWDGTKTNGNRVASGVYFYRIKAGKYEKTRKMVLLREINKLK, from the coding sequence GTGACAAGAATAAGGTTCACAATCCCCGAGACCAGTCATGTCGATCTGGTCATATACGATGTCGCCGGCCGCAGGGTCAAAAAACTGATTGACCGGCGCCTGGCGGCGGATCACTATGAAGTGCTATGGGACGGGACAAAGACCAACGGCAACAGGGTAGCCAGCGGAGTATATTTTTACCGGATAAAAGCGGGAAAATACGAGAAAACGCGCAAGATGGTATTGCTGCGAGAAATAAATAAATTAAAATAA
- a CDS encoding DUF4197 domain-containing protein — MLKRSCLIMILIFSLSITSCKVLQEDLGAILGTGSGDDGALDETTVIAGIKEALRVGSGNAVLSTSKVDGFLDNQLIRIVLPEQFESMASTLRTIGFGSQVDELERGMNRAAELAAGEARDVFWTAITSMTVADAFEILRGHDTAATEYFRGRTSEELKKRFHPIVTKKIEEIGLSRLYGNISDTYNSLPIADENRLVDLDEYVTDKALSGLFTVLATEEVKIRKDPVARTTDLLRRVFGS; from the coding sequence ATGTTAAAACGCTCTTGCCTGATAATGATTCTGATATTCTCTCTATCCATTACAAGCTGCAAGGTCCTGCAGGAAGACCTTGGCGCGATTCTCGGTACTGGGTCGGGCGATGACGGGGCTCTCGACGAAACGACTGTTATTGCGGGCATCAAGGAAGCTCTAAGGGTGGGTTCGGGCAATGCCGTTCTTTCCACATCAAAAGTCGACGGATTCCTCGACAATCAGTTGATCAGGATCGTGCTGCCGGAACAGTTCGAATCGATGGCCTCGACCCTTCGTACGATCGGATTTGGCAGCCAGGTCGATGAACTTGAGCGGGGGATGAACAGGGCCGCTGAGCTGGCCGCCGGTGAGGCGAGGGACGTCTTCTGGACGGCGATAACGAGCATGACTGTCGCTGATGCCTTCGAAATACTAAGGGGGCATGATACCGCGGCGACGGAATATTTCAGGGGCAGGACCAGCGAAGAGCTTAAGAAGAGATTCCATCCGATCGTTACGAAAAAAATCGAGGAAATAGGACTCTCCAGGTTGTATGGCAATATCTCCGACACGTACAACAGCCTGCCGATAGCTGATGAAAACCGGCTGGTCGATCTGGACGAATACGTCACTGACAAAGCGCTCTCGGGGCTTTTCACCGTTCTTGCCACCGAAGAGGTAAAGATAAGGAAGGATCCGGTCGCTCGTACTACAGACCTTCTGCGGCGTGTCTTCGGGAGCTGA